Proteins encoded within one genomic window of Triticum aestivum cultivar Chinese Spring chromosome 2D, IWGSC CS RefSeq v2.1, whole genome shotgun sequence:
- the LOC123048311 gene encoding bidirectional sugar transporter SWEET6b-like, with amino-acid sequence MVSADVARNIVGIIGNVISFGLFLSPVPTFWRIYKAKDVEEFKPDPYLATLMNCLLWFFYGLPIVHPNSTLVLTINGIGLVIEGAYIIIFIIYAAKNTRWKMLGVLAIEAAFMAAVVAGVLVGAHTHEKRSMIVGILCVIFGSIMYASPLTIMGKVIRTKSVEYMPFFLSLVNFLNGLCWTGYALIKFDIYITIPNALGTIFGLIQLILYFYYYKSTPKKGKNVELPTVLTKNTVTSGNVSVTVEK; translated from the exons ATGGTTTCCGCCGATGTGGCCCGCAACATCGTCGGCATCATCGGCAATGTCATCTCCTTCGGCCTCTTCCTCTCCCCTGT GCCAACGTTCTGGCGGATCTacaaggccaaggacgtggaggAGTTCAAGCCGGACCCCTATCTGGCGACGCTCATGAACTGCCTGCTCTGGTTCTTTTACGGGCTCCCCATCGTCCACCCCAACAGCACCCTCGTCCTCACCATCAACGGCATCGGCCTCGTCATCGAGGGCGCctacatcatcatcttcatcatctacgCGGCCAAGAACACAAGG TGGAAGATGCTCGGCGTGCTCGCCATCGAGGCAGCGTTCATGGCTGCCGTGGTGGCCGGTGTGCTCGTCGGCGCCCACACCCATGAGAAGCGCTCCATGATCGTAGGCATCCTCTGCGTCATCTTCGGCTCCATCATGTACGCCTCCCCGCTCACCATCATG GGTAAAGTGATCAGGACCAAGAGTGTGGAGTACATGCCATTCTTCCTGTCGCTGGTGAACTTCCTCAATGGCTTGTGCTGGACGGGCTATGCGCTCATCAAGTTTGACATCTACATCACG ATCCCCAATGCCCTCGGTACAATCTTCGGCCTCATCCAGCTGATCCTGTACTTTTACTACTACAAGTCGACCCCCAAGAAGGGCAAGAACGTTGAACTTCCCACTGTCCTCACCAAAAACACCGTTACCAGCGGCAACGTCTCCGTCACCGTTGAGAAATAA